One stretch of Saccharomonospora xinjiangensis XJ-54 DNA includes these proteins:
- a CDS encoding Maf family protein — translation MRLVLASASPARLAVLRAAGVEPDVVVSGVDEDALVATLTDPTPTELVTTLARAKADEVASRFAAAATNTTNTTNIPDNTDNTDTRTGADDIADIDDIADIIVVGCDSMLSIAGQVVGKPGTAEVARTRWKDMAGGEGELLTGHAVVRLRDGAVVARAEGTRVTTVRFSTPSGEELDAYLATGEPLAVAGAFTLDGLGGWFVEGVDGDPSSVVGISLPLTRRLLAEVGVGVVSLWGDRATS, via the coding sequence GTGCGTTTGGTGCTGGCTTCCGCGTCCCCTGCCCGGCTCGCCGTGCTCCGCGCGGCGGGGGTCGAACCCGATGTCGTGGTCTCCGGTGTCGATGAGGACGCGCTCGTCGCGACACTGACCGACCCCACCCCCACCGAACTCGTGACCACCCTCGCCAGGGCCAAGGCCGACGAGGTCGCCTCCCGGTTCGCAGCCGCAGCCACGAACACCACGAACACCACGAACATCCCGGACAACACGGACAACACCGACACCCGCACCGGCGCCGACGACATCGCCGACATCGACGACATCGCCGACATCATCGTGGTGGGTTGCGACTCCATGCTGTCCATCGCAGGGCAGGTCGTCGGCAAGCCCGGAACGGCCGAGGTCGCCCGCACGCGCTGGAAGGACATGGCAGGCGGCGAGGGGGAGCTGCTCACCGGGCACGCCGTCGTCCGGCTCCGCGACGGCGCCGTGGTGGCCCGCGCGGAGGGAACCCGCGTCACCACCGTGCGGTTCTCCACGCCGAGCGGCGAGGAACTCGACGCCTACCTCGCCACAGGCGAACCGCTCGCCGTGGCGGGGGCGTTCACGCTCGACGGGCTGGGCGGCTGGTTCGTCGAGGGCGTGGACGGTGATCCGTCCAGCGTCGTCGGCATCAGCCTCCCGCTCACCCGCCGGTTGCTCGCCGAGGTCGGCGTCGGTGTCGTCTCGCTGTGGGGCGATCGCGCCACGTCGTGA
- a CDS encoding sensor histidine kinase, with the protein MRPLSDFSSLTVVRGFLHSLVAVLLVLACVRAVTTGVNGAAVVAVCAVFAAVYAAAGLRPLDVTSRRGAVTWLAALGVVWLALLILTPDAIWVAFPLFVLQLSLLPAHWGVATVALTTALAIGGFGWHQHALTSGMILGPLLGATVSVIGVLGYQALHRESERRRRLLDELTATRAELAAAERSAGVLAERERLAREIHDTVAQGLSSIQLLLRAAQRSLATGAPGAAGHIERARQAAADNLAEARRFVRDWSPPILEGRSLPDALDTLCATTADESGLLVNLHVSGTPFPLPTTAETTLWRVAQSALANVVRHAEAGTAEVTLSYMDTEVALDVVDDGVGFDPGAQPAPGVRQDGAGYGLAAMRARARAAGGDLVVESAPGRGTAVAVTLPCRGNADGVEAVAG; encoded by the coding sequence GTGCGACCTCTCTCCGATTTCTCCTCACTGACCGTGGTGCGCGGCTTCCTGCACTCGCTCGTGGCCGTGCTTCTCGTGCTGGCCTGCGTGCGGGCCGTGACCACAGGAGTCAACGGTGCTGCCGTCGTCGCGGTGTGCGCGGTCTTCGCCGCCGTGTACGCGGCGGCCGGACTCCGGCCGCTGGATGTGACGTCGCGGCGGGGCGCCGTGACGTGGCTCGCCGCGCTCGGCGTCGTGTGGCTCGCCCTGCTGATCCTCACCCCGGACGCCATCTGGGTGGCGTTTCCCCTCTTCGTGCTCCAGCTCTCCCTGCTGCCTGCTCACTGGGGCGTGGCGACTGTCGCGCTCACCACGGCGCTGGCGATCGGCGGCTTCGGCTGGCACCAGCACGCGCTGACCTCGGGGATGATCCTCGGGCCTTTGCTCGGCGCCACGGTGTCGGTCATCGGGGTGCTGGGCTACCAGGCGTTGCACCGCGAGAGCGAACGGCGACGGCGCCTGCTCGACGAGCTGACCGCCACGCGAGCCGAACTCGCGGCGGCCGAACGCAGCGCGGGAGTGCTCGCCGAGCGGGAACGGCTCGCGAGGGAGATCCACGACACCGTGGCCCAGGGCCTTTCGAGCATCCAGCTCCTGCTGCGAGCGGCCCAGCGGTCGCTCGCGACCGGGGCGCCGGGCGCGGCGGGGCACATCGAACGCGCGAGGCAGGCCGCGGCGGACAACCTCGCGGAGGCCCGCCGGTTCGTGCGCGACTGGAGCCCGCCGATCCTCGAAGGGCGAAGCCTCCCCGACGCGCTGGACACGCTGTGCGCCACCACGGCCGACGAAAGCGGTCTTCTCGTGAACCTGCACGTCAGCGGCACACCGTTTCCCCTGCCCACGACGGCCGAGACGACCCTGTGGCGGGTGGCACAGTCCGCGCTCGCCAACGTCGTGCGGCACGCCGAGGCGGGAACGGCGGAGGTAACCCTGAGCTACATGGACACGGAGGTGGCGCTCGACGTGGTTGACGACGGTGTCGGCTTCGATCCCGGCGCGCAGCCCGCGCCCGGCGTCCGGCAGGACGGCGCGGGCTACGGGCTCGCGGCCATGCGCGCGCGAGCCCGCGCCGCAGGCGGTGACCTCGTTGTCGAGTCGGCTCCCGGCCGGGGCACCGCTGTGGCCGTGACACTGCCGTGCCGGGGCAACGCGGACGGCGTCGAGGCGGTGGCGGGATGA
- a CDS encoding response regulator yields MIRILLADDHPVVRAGLRAVLETEPGFVIVDEAATAEEAVQRCAEIDVDVVLMDLRFGAGTSGIDATSAIRSRPDPPHVVVLTTYDTDADILAALDAGAAGYLLKDTPPDELASAVRSAAVGRAPLSPAVAGRLLDRMRTPTRLSPRETEVLSLVALGLSNQLISRKLFLTEATVKSHLAHIYGKLGVGSRTAAVAVATERGIIRAPHLRDTGHSGR; encoded by the coding sequence ATGATCCGGATACTTCTCGCCGACGACCACCCCGTGGTCAGGGCCGGGCTGCGGGCCGTGCTGGAGACGGAACCCGGTTTCGTGATCGTGGACGAGGCCGCCACCGCCGAGGAGGCCGTCCAGCGCTGCGCGGAGATCGATGTCGATGTCGTGCTGATGGATCTGCGGTTCGGGGCAGGCACCAGCGGCATCGACGCGACGTCGGCCATCCGGAGCCGCCCCGACCCGCCACACGTCGTGGTGCTCACCACCTACGACACCGACGCCGACATCCTCGCCGCCCTCGACGCGGGCGCGGCCGGATACCTGCTCAAGGACACCCCGCCCGACGAACTGGCCTCGGCCGTGCGCTCGGCGGCCGTCGGCAGAGCACCCCTGTCCCCCGCCGTCGCGGGACGGCTGCTCGACCGCATGCGCACACCGACCAGGCTCTCGCCACGCGAGACCGAGGTGCTGAGCCTCGTCGCACTCGGCCTGTCCAACCAGCTCATCAGCCGCAAGCTGTTCCTCACCGAGGCGACCGTCAAATCCCACCTCGCCCACATCTACGGCAAACTCGGCGTCGGCTCCCGTACCGCCGCGGTGGCCGTGGCCACGGAGCGGGGCATCATCAGAGCACCTCACCTCAGGGACACCGGACACTCCGGGCGGTGA
- a CDS encoding acyl-CoA carboxylase subunit beta, whose amino-acid sequence MSSATEPLGTPPADEPDIHTTAGKLADLYRRDSEAVHAGSARAVERQHAKGKKTARERIDLLLDPGSFVELDALARHRSTNFGQDRNRPYGDGVVTGYGTIDGRGVCVFSQDVTVFGGSLGEVYGEKIVKVMDLAMKTGRPIIGINEGGGARIQEGVVSLGLYAEIFRRNTHASGVIPQISLIMGANAGGHVYSPALTDFVVMVDKTSQMFITGPDVIRTVTGEEVTLEDLGGGRTHNTKSGNAHYLATDEDDAVSYVKELLSFLPSNNLSEPPVFDAPESGEGSIADGVTDSDRELDTLIPDSANQPYDMHEVISRVVDDGEFCEVHELFAPNVIVGFGRVEGRSVGVVANQPTQFAGCLDIDASEKAARFVRTCDAFNIPVLTFVDVPGFLPGTDQEWNGIIRRGAKLIFAYAEATVPLVTVITRKAYGGAYDVMGSKHLGADVNIAWPTAQIAVMGAQGAANIVHRKRLAEAAEAGEDVEALRQRLIQEYEDTLCNPYVAAERGYVDSVIPPSHTRGHVARALRMLRDKRETLPPKKHGNIPL is encoded by the coding sequence ATGAGCAGCGCGACGGAGCCACTCGGGACGCCACCGGCAGACGAGCCGGACATCCACACCACGGCGGGCAAGCTCGCCGACCTGTACCGCCGCGACTCGGAGGCCGTCCACGCGGGCTCGGCGCGGGCCGTCGAACGTCAGCACGCCAAAGGCAAGAAAACCGCCCGCGAGCGCATCGACCTGCTGCTCGACCCGGGCTCGTTCGTGGAACTCGACGCGCTCGCCCGGCACCGCTCCACCAACTTCGGGCAGGACCGCAACCGCCCTTACGGCGACGGCGTCGTCACCGGGTACGGCACCATCGACGGCCGCGGTGTCTGCGTGTTCAGCCAGGACGTGACCGTGTTCGGCGGCTCGCTCGGCGAGGTCTACGGCGAGAAGATCGTCAAGGTCATGGATCTCGCCATGAAGACGGGACGGCCGATCATCGGTATCAACGAGGGCGGCGGCGCGCGCATCCAGGAGGGCGTGGTCTCGCTCGGCCTCTACGCCGAGATCTTCCGCCGCAACACGCACGCGTCCGGGGTCATCCCGCAGATCTCACTGATCATGGGAGCCAACGCGGGCGGCCACGTGTACTCGCCCGCGCTCACCGACTTCGTGGTGATGGTGGACAAGACGTCGCAGATGTTCATCACCGGCCCCGACGTCATCAGGACGGTGACGGGCGAGGAGGTGACGCTGGAGGACCTCGGCGGCGGCCGGACCCACAACACCAAGTCGGGCAACGCCCACTATCTCGCCACGGACGAGGACGACGCCGTCTCCTACGTCAAGGAGCTGCTGTCGTTCCTGCCGTCCAACAACCTCTCGGAGCCGCCGGTCTTCGACGCGCCCGAGTCCGGCGAGGGTTCGATCGCCGACGGCGTCACCGACTCCGATCGCGAACTCGACACGCTGATCCCCGACTCCGCCAACCAGCCGTACGACATGCACGAGGTCATCTCCCGTGTCGTTGACGACGGCGAGTTCTGCGAGGTCCACGAGCTGTTCGCGCCCAATGTGATCGTCGGTTTCGGCAGGGTCGAAGGGCGCAGCGTCGGGGTGGTGGCCAACCAGCCGACCCAGTTCGCCGGCTGCCTCGACATCGACGCGTCGGAGAAGGCCGCGCGGTTCGTGCGCACCTGCGACGCCTTCAACATCCCGGTGCTGACGTTCGTGGACGTGCCTGGCTTCCTGCCCGGGACGGACCAGGAATGGAACGGCATCATCCGCAGGGGTGCGAAGCTGATCTTCGCCTACGCCGAGGCCACCGTTCCACTGGTCACCGTGATCACGCGCAAGGCCTACGGCGGCGCGTACGACGTGATGGGTTCCAAGCACCTCGGCGCGGACGTCAACATCGCGTGGCCGACGGCGCAGATCGCGGTGATGGGCGCGCAGGGCGCGGCCAACATCGTGCACCGCAAGCGGCTCGCGGAGGCGGCCGAAGCGGGTGAGGACGTCGAGGCGCTGCGGCAACGGCTGATCCAGGAGTACGAGGACACGCTGTGCAACCCGTACGTCGCCGCCGAGCGCGGGTACGTGGACAGCGTCATCCCGCCGTCCCATACGCGGGGCCACGTCGCGAGGGCGCTGCGGATGCTGCGCGACAAGCGCGAGACGCTGCCGCCCAAGAAGCACGGCAACATCCCGCTGTGA
- a CDS encoding acyl-CoA carboxylase subunit epsilon produces the protein MATEATEATQPTEDAASPLLRVVKGSPDDAELAALTAVVAALASAASATPEPERTPSRWADPASRLRLPARPGPVGWRSSAYPV, from the coding sequence ATGGCTACCGAGGCTACCGAGGCGACCCAGCCGACCGAGGACGCCGCGAGTCCGCTGCTGCGCGTCGTGAAGGGCTCCCCCGACGACGCGGAGCTGGCCGCGCTCACCGCCGTCGTCGCGGCACTCGCCTCGGCGGCCTCCGCCACTCCCGAGCCGGAAAGGACGCCCTCGCGCTGGGCCGATCCCGCGTCGCGGTTGCGGCTGCCTGCGAGGCCGGGGCCCGTGGGATGGCGGTCGTCGGCCTACCCGGTCTGA
- a CDS encoding acetyl/propionyl/methylcrotonyl-CoA carboxylase subunit alpha translates to MPEPATVRKVLIANRGEIAVRVIRAARDAGLASVAVYADPDRDAPHVRMADEAFALNGTTAAETYLVIDKLLAVAKRSGADSVHPGYGFLSENADFAQAVIDAGLIWIGPDPSAIRDLGDKVTARHIALRAGAPLVPGTKEPVSGANEIVAFAEEHGLPVAIKAAFGGGGRGLKVARSKEEIPELFESATREAVAAFGRGECFVERYLDRPRHVEAQVLADKHGNVVVVGTRDCSLQRRHQKLVEEAPAPFLTEEQREIIHSSAKAICREAGYSGAGTVEYLVGADGTISFLEVNTRLQVEHPVSEETTGIDLVREQFRIAEGGTLPFPEDPAPRGHSIEFRINGEDAGRNFLPAPGTVTRLVFPEGPGVRVDSGVETGSVIGGQFDSMLAKVIVTGADRKQAVERARRALGEMVVEGMATVLPFHRAVVRDPAFVGDENGFSVHTRWIETEFDNTIEPFTAPEGEGSDTGDNGDNTAPRRNVVVEVGGKRLEVSLPGDLTLGGGNPSGSAKAKPRKRGGGTKAVASGDAVTAPMQGTIVKVAVTEGQQVEAGELVVVLEAMKMENPVTAHKSGTVSGLAVEVGESVGQGSVLFELKD, encoded by the coding sequence GTGCCGGAACCAGCCACCGTGCGGAAAGTGCTCATCGCCAATCGCGGGGAGATCGCGGTGCGGGTGATCAGGGCGGCGCGGGACGCGGGGCTGGCCAGCGTCGCCGTCTACGCCGATCCCGACCGGGACGCACCGCACGTACGCATGGCCGACGAGGCGTTCGCGCTCAACGGAACCACCGCGGCCGAGACGTACCTCGTGATCGACAAGCTGCTCGCCGTCGCCAAGCGTTCGGGCGCCGATTCCGTGCACCCCGGCTACGGCTTCCTCTCCGAGAACGCCGACTTCGCACAGGCTGTGATCGACGCGGGCCTGATCTGGATCGGGCCCGACCCTTCGGCCATCCGCGATCTCGGTGACAAGGTCACCGCACGGCACATCGCGTTGCGCGCGGGCGCGCCACTCGTTCCCGGCACGAAGGAACCCGTCTCCGGCGCCAACGAGATCGTCGCGTTCGCCGAGGAGCACGGGCTGCCTGTGGCGATCAAGGCCGCGTTCGGCGGCGGCGGAAGGGGCCTGAAGGTCGCCCGCAGCAAGGAGGAGATCCCCGAGCTGTTCGAGTCGGCGACGCGCGAGGCCGTCGCCGCGTTCGGGCGCGGCGAGTGCTTCGTCGAGCGCTACCTCGACCGCCCAAGGCACGTCGAGGCGCAGGTGCTGGCCGACAAGCACGGCAACGTCGTCGTGGTCGGCACCCGCGACTGCTCGCTGCAACGCCGTCACCAGAAACTCGTCGAGGAAGCCCCAGCGCCGTTCCTCACCGAGGAGCAGCGCGAGATCATCCACTCCTCGGCCAAGGCCATCTGCCGCGAGGCGGGCTACTCCGGTGCGGGCACCGTCGAGTACCTCGTCGGTGCCGACGGCACGATCTCGTTCCTCGAGGTCAACACCCGTCTCCAGGTGGAGCACCCCGTTTCGGAGGAGACCACCGGCATCGACCTGGTGCGCGAGCAGTTCCGCATCGCCGAGGGCGGCACGCTGCCGTTCCCGGAGGACCCCGCGCCGCGAGGGCACTCCATCGAGTTCCGCATCAACGGTGAGGACGCTGGCCGCAACTTCCTGCCGGCTCCGGGCACCGTGACCAGGCTGGTGTTCCCCGAGGGCCCCGGCGTGCGCGTCGATTCGGGTGTCGAGACGGGCAGTGTCATCGGCGGTCAGTTCGACTCGATGCTCGCCAAGGTGATCGTCACGGGAGCGGACAGAAAGCAGGCGGTCGAGCGCGCGCGACGGGCGCTCGGCGAGATGGTCGTCGAGGGAATGGCCACCGTGCTGCCGTTCCACCGCGCGGTGGTGCGTGACCCGGCTTTCGTCGGCGACGAGAACGGGTTCTCCGTGCACACGCGCTGGATCGAGACCGAGTTCGACAACACCATCGAGCCGTTCACGGCCCCCGAGGGCGAGGGCTCCGACACCGGCGACAACGGCGACAACACAGCGCCCCGCCGCAACGTCGTCGTGGAGGTCGGCGGGAAGCGGCTGGAGGTGTCGCTGCCCGGTGATCTCACGCTCGGCGGCGGCAACCCCTCGGGGTCGGCGAAGGCCAAACCCCGCAAGCGAGGCGGCGGAACCAAGGCCGTCGCCAGCGGTGACGCGGTCACAGCCCCGATGCAGGGCACCATCGTCAAGGTCGCCGTCACGGAAGGCCAGCAGGTCGAGGCCGGGGAACTCGTGGTCGTGCTGGAGGCCATGAAGATGGAGAACCCGGTCACGGCACACAAGTCGGGCACCGTGTCCGGGCTCGCCGTCGAGGTCGGCGAGTCGGTCGGGCAGGGCTCGGTCCTGTTCGAACTGAAGGACTGA
- a CDS encoding ABC transporter permease: MFVAWRDLRFARGRFALVGTVLVLITVLVGLLSGLTAGLGKENTSAITGLPADHLAFAAPLPGEDVSFTDSRLEQDVWRQWEERPGVVAAEPVSIGMARATSSRAVSVAVFGVEPGSGVASAVGGVEPGSVVLSESAAEELGAAKGTTVTLADRELTVRAITGDASYSHTPVVWTVLDGDAATVVALTTEDGADLAGGDRALGTTTLPRDEAVSAIASYQAENGSLQVMRGFLFGISALVVGAFFTVWTMQRRSDVAVLKALGASNGYLLRDALGQALVVLVAGTAVGTAITVLLGAALADTVPFVLDPVTVGVPSLIMIGLGLVGAALSLRHVTSVDPLTALGGAR; this comes from the coding sequence GTGTTCGTCGCGTGGCGCGATCTCCGGTTCGCCCGTGGGCGGTTCGCGCTCGTCGGCACCGTGCTCGTGTTGATCACTGTGCTGGTCGGCCTGCTGTCCGGGTTGACGGCCGGTCTCGGAAAGGAGAACACCTCCGCCATCACGGGGCTGCCCGCCGACCACCTCGCCTTCGCGGCCCCGCTGCCCGGCGAGGACGTGTCGTTCACCGACTCCCGGCTCGAACAGGACGTGTGGCGGCAGTGGGAGGAGCGGCCCGGGGTCGTGGCAGCCGAACCGGTGTCGATCGGTATGGCCAGGGCCACGTCGTCGCGGGCCGTGAGTGTGGCCGTGTTCGGCGTCGAGCCCGGCTCAGGGGTGGCGAGTGCCGTCGGAGGAGTGGAGCCGGGCAGCGTGGTGCTGTCGGAGAGCGCCGCCGAGGAACTGGGCGCTGCCAAGGGAACCACGGTGACACTGGCCGACCGGGAGCTGACCGTCCGCGCCATCACCGGTGACGCCTCGTACAGCCACACCCCCGTGGTGTGGACGGTGCTGGACGGCGACGCCGCGACGGTCGTGGCACTGACCACCGAGGACGGCGCCGATCTGGCAGGAGGTGACCGTGCGCTCGGCACGACCACGCTGCCGAGGGACGAAGCCGTGTCGGCCATCGCGTCGTACCAGGCCGAGAACGGCTCGTTGCAGGTGATGCGCGGCTTCCTGTTCGGGATCTCCGCACTCGTCGTCGGCGCGTTCTTCACCGTGTGGACGATGCAGCGCCGCAGCGATGTGGCGGTGTTGAAGGCTCTCGGCGCGTCGAACGGCTACCTGCTGAGGGACGCGCTGGGGCAGGCGCTCGTGGTGCTCGTGGCCGGCACGGCCGTCGGCACGGCCATCACGGTGCTCCTGGGCGCTGCCCTGGCGGACACCGTGCCGTTCGTGCTCGATCCCGTCACCGTCGGCGTTCCTTCGTTGATCATGATCGGGCTCGGGCTCGTCGGTGCGGCGCTGTCGTTGCGCCACGTCACGTCCGTTGACCCGCTGACCGCCCTTGGAGGGGCACGATGA
- a CDS encoding GNAT family N-acetyltransferase, with translation MEPVEINAGGYYLRQFRADRLMDDRPALVAAFADPLMRRFVPDYTIDTLDAAGDYVRRRAEEWHCDRRYSWAIAEPTTGDLLGEVGLKNLDHGGGNAEIAVWIAPSARGRGIATTAVDTVVRFGFGALGLREIGYNHDPDNDASRAVAQRCGFTRAGKQGRDLRWHRRAGTP, from the coding sequence ATGGAGCCGGTCGAGATCAACGCGGGCGGGTACTACCTGCGCCAGTTCAGGGCGGATCGGCTCATGGACGATCGGCCCGCGCTCGTGGCGGCGTTCGCCGACCCGCTCATGCGACGGTTCGTGCCGGACTACACCATCGACACCCTCGACGCCGCAGGCGACTACGTGCGGCGCCGCGCCGAGGAGTGGCACTGTGACCGGCGCTACTCGTGGGCCATCGCCGAGCCCACCACGGGCGACCTGCTCGGCGAAGTGGGACTCAAAAACCTCGATCACGGCGGCGGCAACGCGGAGATAGCCGTGTGGATCGCCCCTTCAGCTCGGGGGAGAGGCATCGCGACGACCGCCGTGGACACGGTCGTGCGGTTCGGTTTCGGCGCGCTGGGGTTGCGGGAGATCGGCTACAACCACGATCCGGACAACGACGCCTCCCGCGCGGTGGCGCAGCGCTGCGGTTTCACGAGGGCGGGAAAGCAGGGCCGCGACCTGCGCTGGCACCGCCGCGCGGGCACGCCGTGA
- the glpD gene encoding glycerol-3-phosphate dehydrogenase: protein MTVSLGPADREESWQRLGSESFDLVVVGGGVVGVGTALDAATRGLRVALVEARDLASGTSSRSSKLFHGGLRYLEQLEFGLVREALRERELMLTTIAPHLVKPVSFLYPLTHRVWERPYTAAGLLLYDTMGGARSVPGQKHLTRAGALRMVPALKRGALIGGIRYYDASADDARHTMMVARTAAHYGAVVRTSTQVVEFLREADRVSGVRVRDVEDGRETDVRASVVVNCTGVWTDELQHLAGSRGRFRVRASKGVHIVVPRDRIVSETGLILRTEKSVLFVIPWRSNHWIVGTTDTDWNLDLAHPAATKSDIDYILSHVNEVLATPLTHDDIEGVYAGLRPLLAGESEETSKLSREHAVARVAPGLVAIAGGKYTTYRVMAADAVDMASADLPGRARSSITDKVPLLGADGYHALVNQADQLAARHGLHPYRIRHLLDRYGSLVGEVLAEADGKPELLKPIDAAPDYLRVEAVYAASHEGALHLEDVLARRTRISIEYPHRGVDCAEQVADLVGDVLGWSAETKAREVEVYRARVTAERESQTEDNDEGADARRLAAPEARAGLADLAAS, encoded by the coding sequence GTGACTGTGTCGTTGGGACCGGCTGACCGCGAGGAGTCATGGCAGCGACTGGGCAGCGAGAGTTTCGACCTCGTCGTCGTGGGTGGAGGTGTCGTCGGTGTCGGCACCGCCCTCGACGCGGCCACACGGGGTCTGCGGGTCGCGCTCGTGGAGGCGCGGGATCTGGCTTCGGGGACGTCGAGCCGGTCGAGCAAGCTGTTCCACGGTGGACTCCGCTACCTCGAACAACTCGAGTTCGGACTGGTGCGGGAAGCGCTCCGGGAGCGGGAGCTGATGCTCACGACGATCGCGCCGCACCTGGTGAAGCCGGTCAGTTTCCTCTACCCGCTGACGCATCGGGTGTGGGAGCGCCCGTACACGGCGGCCGGTCTGCTGCTCTACGACACGATGGGCGGCGCCCGTTCCGTTCCGGGGCAGAAGCACCTGACGAGGGCGGGGGCGTTGCGGATGGTGCCCGCGTTGAAACGTGGCGCTCTCATCGGCGGCATCCGGTACTACGACGCGTCCGCCGACGACGCGCGGCACACGATGATGGTGGCGCGCACCGCCGCGCACTACGGGGCAGTGGTCCGGACCTCTACCCAGGTCGTGGAGTTCCTCCGCGAGGCCGACCGCGTTTCCGGGGTCAGGGTGCGTGACGTAGAGGACGGCAGGGAGACCGACGTGCGGGCGTCGGTTGTGGTCAACTGCACGGGAGTGTGGACGGACGAACTCCAGCACCTCGCGGGGAGCAGGGGGCGGTTCCGGGTCAGGGCAAGCAAGGGTGTGCACATCGTGGTGCCGAGGGATCGGATCGTGTCGGAGACCGGTCTGATCCTGCGGACGGAGAAGTCGGTGCTGTTCGTCATCCCGTGGCGCAGCAACCACTGGATCGTGGGCACCACCGACACCGACTGGAACCTCGACCTCGCGCACCCCGCCGCGACGAAGAGCGACATCGACTACATCCTGTCCCATGTGAACGAGGTGCTCGCGACCCCGCTGACGCACGACGACATCGAAGGGGTCTACGCGGGACTGCGGCCGCTGCTGGCCGGGGAGAGCGAGGAGACGTCCAAACTGTCGCGGGAGCACGCCGTGGCGAGGGTCGCTCCTGGGCTGGTCGCCATCGCGGGCGGCAAGTACACCACCTACCGCGTCATGGCCGCCGACGCGGTGGACATGGCGTCGGCCGACCTGCCGGGTCGCGCCAGGTCGTCCATCACGGACAAGGTGCCGCTGCTGGGCGCTGACGGCTACCACGCGCTGGTGAACCAGGCCGACCAGCTCGCGGCCCGGCACGGTCTGCACCCCTACCGCATCCGGCATCTGCTCGACCGCTACGGGTCACTGGTCGGTGAGGTGCTCGCCGAGGCCGACGGCAAACCGGAGCTGCTGAAGCCGATCGACGCGGCGCCCGACTACCTGCGGGTGGAGGCCGTGTACGCGGCGAGTCACGAGGGGGCACTACACCTGGAGGACGTGCTCGCCAGGCGCACCCGCATCTCGATCGAGTACCCGCACCGGGGCGTGGACTGCGCGGAGCAGGTGGCCGACCTCGTGGGTGACGTGCTCGGCTGGTCCGCCGAGACCAAGGCGAGGGAGGTCGAGGTGTACCGCGCGCGGGTCACCGCGGAACGCGAGTCGCAGACGGAGGACAACGACGAGGGCGCCGACGCGCGAAGGCTGGCCGCACCCGAGGCCAGGGCCGGGCTGGCCGACCTCGCGGCGAGCTGA
- a CDS encoding ABC transporter ATP-binding protein → MSLTLTGVTLTYPDGESRVTALDDVSLSVEPGTVTAVVGPSGSGKSSLLAVAATLVRPDRGQVVVGGVDTGGLRESERARLRRRHVGVVFQQSHLLPSLTVAEQLRVMAHLDGRPRRVARERADELIESVGLSALAGRRPHQLSGGQRQRVNIARALVNEPSVVLADEPTSALDRHGGEAIVDLLVNLTRDRGTATLVVTHDHRHLDRVDAVVEVVDGRLSAHQHSRAGVLGVQ, encoded by the coding sequence ATGAGCTTGACCTTGACCGGGGTGACCCTCACCTACCCCGACGGCGAATCCAGGGTGACCGCGCTGGACGACGTGTCGCTGAGCGTGGAGCCGGGCACGGTGACCGCCGTGGTGGGCCCTTCCGGCTCCGGCAAGTCGAGTCTGCTCGCCGTCGCCGCGACGCTCGTGCGTCCCGATCGGGGACAGGTGGTGGTCGGCGGCGTCGATACGGGTGGCCTTCGCGAATCCGAGCGGGCCCGGCTGCGTCGCCGCCATGTGGGTGTGGTGTTCCAGCAGTCCCACCTGCTGCCGTCGTTGACGGTGGCCGAGCAGCTCCGGGTGATGGCGCACCTCGACGGGCGCCCGCGTCGCGTCGCGCGGGAACGGGCCGACGAGCTGATCGAGTCCGTCGGGCTCTCCGCACTCGCCGGGCGAAGGCCGCACCAGCTCTCCGGAGGGCAGCGGCAGCGGGTCAACATCGCCAGGGCACTGGTCAACGAGCCCTCGGTGGTGCTCGCCGACGAGCCGACGAGCGCACTCGACCGGCACGGAGGCGAGGCCATCGTCGATCTGCTCGTGAACCTGACCCGCGATCGGGGCACGGCCACGCTCGTCGTCACGCACGACCACCGGCACCTCGATCGCGTCGATGCCGTGGTGGAGGTGGTGGACGGCAGGTTGTCCGCCCACCAGCACAGTCGTGCCGGGGTGCTCGGCGTTCAGTGA
- a CDS encoding DUF1707 SHOCT-like domain-containing protein produces MAVDRPNFRLSDAERTQALDALAEHVRTGRLDLPEYDERSASVTSAKTRGDLAAVFADLPDPRPEVLGPAGTVERVPAAVPVPSLGRRLAAVAVPAATVLAVVLFFTLGRFGIFVFVLPIVVALLAGSLARQRH; encoded by the coding sequence GTGGCCGTTGACCGACCGAACTTCCGCCTCAGCGACGCCGAGAGGACCCAAGCCCTCGACGCGCTCGCCGAGCACGTCCGCACGGGTCGGCTCGACCTCCCCGAGTACGACGAGCGCTCCGCCTCGGTCACCTCGGCCAAGACGCGGGGTGATCTCGCGGCCGTCTTCGCCGACCTTCCCGACCCCCGTCCCGAGGTGCTCGGCCCCGCAGGCACCGTGGAGCGGGTTCCCGCGGCCGTTCCCGTGCCGTCACTGGGTCGCCGCCTCGCCGCTGTGGCGGTTCCCGCCGCGACGGTGCTGGCGGTCGTGCTGTTCTTCACGCTGGGCCGGTTCGGGATCTTCGTGTTCGTGCTGCCGATCGTGGTGGCGCTGCTGGCGGGTTCGCTCGCCCGCCAGCGTCACTGA